GGGTGGTTCATGACAATGTCAGAGAGCATTATTCCATTTCTTGCAATTCCATCAGGATTTCTTTCAATGCACACTCTGAGAATCTCAGTTGTCTCTTTATCCAGTGTCTCAATTTCTCCTTTTGATAAGGTTGAGAGCTCGACATGCTCAAATGATGAAAGGTAAGTGGCAACATGGTCAAGCATGTTGAACGGAATTTTGCACTCCACAAACATATCCTTTTTTGTGAGACGTCGTTTCACTTGGTATTCATATTCCAGCACTTTTCTAGCGTAACTTTCAATATTTTTCTCTATCATCCTTATCTGTGCGGTCTTTCTACCTTCAAATGCAGGTGCAAATTCTCTGTCGATTTCAAGGGCTCTTTCAAAGCATCTGAGTGCATCCTCGTACCTTTCCATCTTTATCAAACAAAGCCCTTTTGCATTCCACACATACTTGTTTTCTGGCTCAAGCCCAATTAAGCGGTCATAATCTGAGATTGCCTCGTTGTATCTCCCAAGTTTTTCCAGGAGTAATGCACGGTTCTGCAATGCCTCCTTATAATCTGGGTTAAGCTGAAGGACCTTTGCGTAGCAGTCAACTGCCTCAGGAAGTTTCTCTCGTGAGGCATAGATTTCAGCGAGAGCCATATAAACTACAGGAGCTCGACTCTCTATCTGGAGTGCCTTCTCATAATATTCGATTGCTTCGTTAACAAGACCTGTTCTGAAGTTTGCCCGACCCATCAAATACCATGTCTCCCAGTCCGCTTTACCGGTCCTTACCACTTTTTCAAAAGCATCTTTTGCAGCTGCAAAATCATCACGAAGCATGTAGAGATTGCCAAGGGCTTTCCAGGCCTCTATATTATCTGGCATTATGGCAATCGCACTTCTGAACTTTTCGATTGCCTCCTCCACCTTACCATCATCCTGAAGCGCTTTTCCGAGTTTCAAAAAGGCATCAGCATTATCTGCAACTTTTACGGCTTGCTCGTAACACAGAAGTGCCTCTTCCTTTTTCCCGAGTTTTATGAGGGCATCTCCCTTGTATTCCCATGCTTTTGTATTCTCACCATCAATTTTCAACACGCCATCGTAGTAGTTGATTGCATCAGATGGCTTATCCATCTCCAACAGAATTTTTGCAGCATCAAAGTATGGTGCAATCTCGTTTGGCTCAAGAGCAATTGCTTCCCTTACCGCAGCCAGTGCCTCCTCCAATCTACCGAAATCCCACAGCAATCTTGCTTTGTCTAGCCAGCAACCTCTATTTTGAGGATTTCTCATGAGAATTCTATTGCACACTCTAAGTGCTTCTTCCTTTTCGTTTCTAAGCACATGGAGTTGTTTTTTTAGATCGAGGAGTGCTAGCTCGTCAATGAATCTTCCGAGCCCACTTTCTATCTCCCTGTTTGCTTCATCGTACTTTCCGATGGAAATTAGGCATTCTATCTTATCTTTTAATGTTTCGATATCGTCTGGTGCAAGCTCGAGAATCTTGTTACAATACTCTATAACATCTTCAGTGCGTTTTAGAGTAAGAAGAACATCTTTTATCTGACGCAGAAGTTCAACATCCTGTGGCGCACGGTTCATTGCTCCCATAAGCGAGACCAACCCTTCTTCTAATCGGCCAACCTTAATCTGAGATTGCCCCTTACGAAGTAGGATGCGTACATCATCAGGTCTTAGAGCCGAAGCTAGAGTATAATACTCAACTGCCTCATTGGTCCTTCCGAGTTTCGTCATCACTTCTCCCATCTGATAGAGAATTTCTGGGTCACTCTGGTCGATATTTCTTGCTTTTTCAAAGTTGGAAAGTGCTTCCTCAAATCTTCCTATCTGCATAAGTGCGAGTCCTTTACCCATGAAGTACTCTTTTTTCTCTGGGTTAAGTTTAATCGCTTCACTAAAACTTTTTGCTGCTTCTTCGAACATCTGCATTTCCAGTTCGGCCCTGCCTTTCATGTACCAAGCATTTGGGTTATCTGGAGTGGCAGCTACTGCTTTCTTGGTAAGTTCAAGTGCTTTGTCGAAATCGCCAGTGAGAATAAGCACGCGAGTTCTAGCGATTGCAGCTTCTGTATAATCTGGTCGCATTTCAAGCACTTTTTCGAAAGCAACCAAAGCATCCTTGAGGTATCTTTCTCTCTCATAGTTTTGAACAGTTGCAGCAAGTTGTTCTGCAGAAAGGCCGAGGTCCATAAGAGTTTCGAGTTCTGTTGGGTCCGACTGCAAAATTTGTTTAGATATAGAATAAACCTCGGAGAATCTCCCTAATTCCTTTAAAATTTCCTTTATCCTACGCTGTACACTTAGGTCGTTGGGAACGATCTTCAGATATTCCTGGTAAGATCTAAGTGCCTCCTCATTCTTTTTCATTGCATCCAGAGCAGAGGCCTTTTCAAGCAGCGCTTCTCTATCTTCTGGAAGAATTGTCAGAAACCTATTGCAGTAATCCACGAGTAATTCATGTTTCTGTAGAGTTCTTGCAAGACCACGCAAAGTTTGCAAAATCTCGAGATTTGTAGGGTCGATTTCAAGCGCCATCGCATAGGAGTTCAGTGCCTCTTCTGTTTTTCCGAGATTTAAGTAAGCAAAGCCCCTATCAAGCATTGCCTGGATATTATTTGGAATTAATCTGAGAATTTCGCTTGCACTGCTGATGACAATCTCATGCTTTCCCAACTGTTTAGCAATATTCTTTTTGTGCAACCACCACTCAGATTCATCTGGGTATGCAGTAGTGAGGACTTCGTAAACTTCCAGTGCCTCTTCAATCCGTCCTAGTGTAAGTAAAATGTCTCCTTTCATACAGAGTGCTGTCCGGTCTGTTCTGTCCATCTCTAGAACCTTGTTATACTCATCTAGGGCTTCTCCGATTCTCCCAAGTTTCTTCAGAATGTTTGCCTTGACAGTGAGAAATTCTTTCGTTGGCTTTATCTTGATTGCGTTTTCAAGCATTGCGAGTGCATCATTGTCCTTTCCCATTGCCACTAGCACATTCGCCTTCTGATACCATGCCTCACAATCATTGAAATCAAGCTCGATGATTCTATCAAAGCACCCAATGGCTTCCTCATACCTCTTCAGATTAGCAAGAGTTATGCCCTTCTGAAGTAAAATTTTTTTGTTATCTGGCAAAAGCTTCAGAATTCTGTCAAAATAAAACACATTGAGGGGGTCGAGTTCCTGTACTTTCAGATAGCATTGCACAGCCTCGTCTGTTCTTCCGAGAAGTCTATAGGCATCTCCTTTGCTTGTCCAGATTGATTTGTCTTTCGGATAGATTTCAAGGGCACGGTCATAGGCCACCAGTGCCTCTTCTAGATTCTTACTAGTGACTGTCAGAATAAGCGCTTTGTGATACCATGCCATTCCGTTCTTCGGATTAAGACGAATTGCCTGTTCGAAACAGGCCTCACTCGCATCGTACTGATTTAGAACATAAAGTTCATATCCCAGATCATTTAAAAGACTTGAAAAGTTTTCTGCATATTTTTCAAATGATTTTGTATTTTGCATCACATACTTGAAAATATCAACATATTTTTTTACTAATTCTGATTGAGGAATTCGCTGTGCCTGGGATTTAACTTCCTTGAACATCTCAGTTGCCTTTTTCAGCACCTTCTTTTCCTTGTCCATCAGGTCATCAAGAAAACCCATATCAGTTCACCCCACAATCGATTGGAACATAGGATCTTCCTTAATGGGTTCAAACACCTTCTCGGACTTCGCTCTCTCTTTGAATTCCTCGCTAAGCACAACTGCCTGCTTCAAGAATGCCTTCGCCTTGTTGTAATCTCCATTCATTGCCTCTAGCACACTCTTGAGATACCAGGCCTCTCCTTCTTTAGGTCTCTTCTTCAGCACTTCATTTAGCGCTTGCGTTCCCCTTTCGTAGTCTCGCATTTGACAGTAAATTGCCCCGATTGCAAGGTAAACATCTGGGTCTTCTGGGTTAAGCTTTGCAGAGACAGTAAACGAGTTCAATGCTTCTTTCACTCTTCCTAATTTTGCAAGTGCAATTCCGTTGTAGTACCACAGAACATCATCTGTAGTATGCACTGGAAGAATTATTTCCATCAATTCGTTCATGTCAGAATATCTCTCCACTTCCAGAAGTTTATCAAGAATTATTAGAATTTTTTCCTTATCATCCACATTTTCTGAAACAAACCGTTTGATTTCAGTAAGAGGGGGAGCATCTTTTGAATATGGTGATTCCAAGATATGAGCAAGTTCCTGAGGAATTTCTGTTGGAGCAGGCAGTGGCTGTGGAGCACTTGGTTGCGGAGGTACAGATTCTACCTTAACGGTTTTCAACTCAATGGGTTTAATCTCTTTTGATAGTTCCTCAGGTCTAGGAGGTGCCTTCTCAAGTGTAGGCAGGTCCTCCACTGCAGAAGCCGTCACCTTCTCTTCTCTTACAGGGATGAGGTCCAGTTCGTCTCCCGTATTTTCAGGTTCTTGAGGTGCCTGTTGCTGAACCTCTACGTATTGCTCTTGAGGCTGGACTTGCTCCACAGGTTGTACACTTTGTTCAACTGTTCCGGCTTCCCTTGCGCCAGCAATCCTTTTCAGATTTTCAGCTTCTTCTGGCTTCATTAATACGACAGCATCATAGTATTCCATCTTTGGATTCATCTCAAATAGGAGCTTGTAAATCTCAACCGCTTCATCTATCTTTCCCTGTTTTGCAAAAACTGCTGCCTTTCCTTCCAGAGCAACAGTGTCATTTGGATTTATTTTAAGAATTCTATCATAATTGGCTAGATTATTTGGCTCTACCTTTATTAAGTTGCGATATGCAAGTATTGCATCCTCGTTTTTGCCCAGCACGCGATATGCATCGCCCAGGTTTCTCCATGCGGTTACATTTTTTGGGTCAAGTTTCACAGCCTCTGAGTAACAAATGACTGCATAGTTGGCAGTGCCAGGATTTGCAAAGTGAATGCTGCCTTTGAATAGCCATGCATGTACATTTTTTGGATCTAGTTGGAGAGCTTTCTCAAGCGCTTCTATCGCACGTTCCACCTCATCCAGTGCATAGAGTCCTCTCCCGATTTCCGTAAGCAGATTAGAATACTCCTTTCTGTATTTTTTCACTTCCTCCACATATTTATTGTAAGTTCTGAGAGCGGCCCTGAATTCATTTGCTGCCTGGTCTGGCTTACCAGCTCTCTGATATTTTTTCGCTGTCTCCACAATCTCACGAATTTCATCCAGAAGTTTCTTTTCAGGATCTCCGCCAAATAGAGGGGGACTCATGCCTACATTCGCTCCTTTGATGCCTATGATGTTATAGGTGAGAATTATTAATACCTTTTGTATGCACCCAAACAGATTTTTGCCAGTTTCTCCTTTGCTCGTTCAGATAAACACCAGGGCCAACGCAATGACGGCAAATACTCCCTCAAGTCCCAGGAATGTGGTAGTCACATCTAGTTCCTTCCATCTGCCTTTTATCAGCAAAAGGTGAATGACGCTCTTCGGTTTCCCAGAATAGGTAATGAGCCCCTCCGCATCTACACTACCGAAAACATCGGTTCTGCCCCCAAATCTCAACTTGAACAGGAACTCGCAGATGTGGGGAATGTAGAGAAACATCAACGGAAGCCAGAAACCTCCATAGATGAAGAGCAAGGGCATAAGGGTGCCGACTATAAAAGTTCCGGAGTTGCCAGGAAAAACTATCGAAGGATACCAGTTGAAGAGGAGCAGCGTTCCGAGAACTAGGAGAGAGAGTAAGGCAACAGAGCATAGAGCCATGTTATTTGCCAGAAATGCGAGAACTCCTAGTGTTCCAAGCTGGATAACGCCAATTCCCATACTCAAACCATCGTAACCAGAAATTATGTTAAATGCATTTGAAAAAAATGAAGTAATGAAGGGGAGGAGGAGAATAAGAGGAAACAGAGATAAAAACCATGGAACCTCAATTTTGTATTCGCCCGCAACCCAGAATATTATGAGAGGAAGAGAGGGCAGCATCATCAGAGGCACCTTTAGCCAGATGCCACTGCCTTTCAGGTCATCTGCAAGTCCAATAGCACCTGCAACGAGTACCGCAAGTGCCAGTGCGACACCAAAATCTCCAATCAGGGTAGCTAGAATACAGATTATTGCAGGGAGCAAAAAAATTCCACCTGCAGTTGGCACTCTTTTATTTTCTAGCTTATTTTTGTCGGCACGAAGAATAGTTTGGAACCTGCTGGCATTTGCAGTGTAGATTGCAAGTAGAAGCGGAGTGCTAAATATAATGAATAGCAGCACAGCAATCAGAGATTCCATGGTAGCGTATAGCGGATGGGATTTATAAATATAGTCGTCGATATATCAGTAGTAATGCTCCTGCGGTCGCTAATAGGCACCAGAGGAAGTTCTGGTCTTCAGGAACCACTGGAGATGTGTATGGATACCTGTCTTCTGCGTTTGCACCTCCATCTATTGGATAACCTCCTGTGCCATCCCAGTTGCTCCAGTAGTTTCCATTTGTCCCATCATCCCAGGAATTGCCTACATCATCATAACCCTGGCTTGCTCCGTTAGTCCCTTTTCCAGCTCCATTGTTGCGATAAAAGTTGTTGCCATATACCTTATTTCCACTGCTTGACTCTGAGATGGATACTCCATAGCCATTGTTATCCGCAATTG
This sequence is a window from Thermoplasmata archaeon. Protein-coding genes within it:
- a CDS encoding tetratricopeptide repeat protein, whose protein sequence is MGFLDDLMDKEKKVLKKATEMFKEVKSQAQRIPQSELVKKYVDIFKYVMQNTKSFEKYAENFSSLLNDLGYELYVLNQYDASEACFEQAIRLNPKNGMAWYHKALILTVTSKNLEEALVAYDRALEIYPKDKSIWTSKGDAYRLLGRTDEAVQCYLKVQELDPLNVFYFDRILKLLPDNKKILLQKGITLANLKRYEEAIGCFDRIIELDFNDCEAWYQKANVLVAMGKDNDALAMLENAIKIKPTKEFLTVKANILKKLGRIGEALDEYNKVLEMDRTDRTALCMKGDILLTLGRIEEALEVYEVLTTAYPDESEWWLHKKNIAKQLGKHEIVISSASEILRLIPNNIQAMLDRGFAYLNLGKTEEALNSYAMALEIDPTNLEILQTLRGLARTLQKHELLVDYCNRFLTILPEDREALLEKASALDAMKKNEEALRSYQEYLKIVPNDLSVQRRIKEILKELGRFSEVYSISKQILQSDPTELETLMDLGLSAEQLAATVQNYERERYLKDALVAFEKVLEMRPDYTEAAIARTRVLILTGDFDKALELTKKAVAATPDNPNAWYMKGRAELEMQMFEEAAKSFSEAIKLNPEKKEYFMGKGLALMQIGRFEEALSNFEKARNIDQSDPEILYQMGEVMTKLGRTNEAVEYYTLASALRPDDVRILLRKGQSQIKVGRLEEGLVSLMGAMNRAPQDVELLRQIKDVLLTLKRTEDVIEYCNKILELAPDDIETLKDKIECLISIGKYDEANREIESGLGRFIDELALLDLKKQLHVLRNEKEEALRVCNRILMRNPQNRGCWLDKARLLWDFGRLEEALAAVREAIALEPNEIAPYFDAAKILLEMDKPSDAINYYDGVLKIDGENTKAWEYKGDALIKLGKKEEALLCYEQAVKVADNADAFLKLGKALQDDGKVEEAIEKFRSAIAIMPDNIEAWKALGNLYMLRDDFAAAKDAFEKVVRTGKADWETWYLMGRANFRTGLVNEAIEYYEKALQIESRAPVVYMALAEIYASREKLPEAVDCYAKVLQLNPDYKEALQNRALLLEKLGRYNEAISDYDRLIGLEPENKYVWNAKGLCLIKMERYEDALRCFERALEIDREFAPAFEGRKTAQIRMIEKNIESYARKVLEYEYQVKRRLTKKDMFVECKIPFNMLDHVATYLSSFEHVELSTLSKGEIETLDKETTEILRVCIERNPDGIARNGIMLSDIVMNHPNISVQKAKKIMGFIMAVEEMDASKYEFAPEIEALAREAMRIPPEKRTLFNLAKELNTGIFKAKILLHHLKSFSDGKVSTPIVEVNEIVDKTPSADANSEFLPSGRKGTERCMICNGLADILHDCGAPVCILCAKTYGTCPKCGRQIVLPRTEVAKHKESEKQEKKESEVVAKREDAKEKEAREVLPPPTPKPSQDRDIGQL
- a CDS encoding tetratricopeptide repeat protein; this encodes MSPPLFGGDPEKKLLDEIREIVETAKKYQRAGKPDQAANEFRAALRTYNKYVEEVKKYRKEYSNLLTEIGRGLYALDEVERAIEALEKALQLDPKNVHAWLFKGSIHFANPGTANYAVICYSEAVKLDPKNVTAWRNLGDAYRVLGKNEDAILAYRNLIKVEPNNLANYDRILKINPNDTVALEGKAAVFAKQGKIDEAVEIYKLLFEMNPKMEYYDAVVLMKPEEAENLKRIAGAREAGTVEQSVQPVEQVQPQEQYVEVQQQAPQEPENTGDELDLIPVREEKVTASAVEDLPTLEKAPPRPEELSKEIKPIELKTVKVESVPPQPSAPQPLPAPTEIPQELAHILESPYSKDAPPLTEIKRFVSENVDDKEKILIILDKLLEVERYSDMNELMEIILPVHTTDDVLWYYNGIALAKLGRVKEALNSFTVSAKLNPEDPDVYLAIGAIYCQMRDYERGTQALNEVLKKRPKEGEAWYLKSVLEAMNGDYNKAKAFLKQAVVLSEEFKERAKSEKVFEPIKEDPMFQSIVG